Proteins encoded together in one Micromonospora kangleipakensis window:
- a CDS encoding flavin reductase, whose translation MNRASRPHLPMRPLWRCRACGVEWPCQPARLALLVEYRADRTALLVYLSTLMAEAGAQLSQLNGHAVPENLTERFLTWARAR comes from the coding sequence GTGAATCGGGCGTCCCGGCCGCACCTGCCGATGCGTCCACTATGGCGATGCCGCGCCTGCGGGGTCGAGTGGCCCTGCCAGCCGGCGCGGCTGGCCCTGCTGGTCGAGTACCGCGCCGACCGCACGGCATTGCTGGTCTACCTGAGCACGCTGATGGCCGAGGCCGGTGCCCAGCTCTCCCAACTCAACGGGCACGCCGTACCGGAGAACCTGACCGAACGCTTCCTCACCTGGGCCCGGGCCCGATGA
- a CDS encoding DUF6244 family protein, translating to MSAAQIMARLAAAAEKLDEAKAKTAAAAQDAAEARALVAGALEGVAAGPLIGVIDAYRQALTQAVQGGEPAKQHVQETIAKVRALGS from the coding sequence GTGAGCGCGGCGCAGATCATGGCGAGGCTGGCGGCGGCAGCCGAGAAGCTGGACGAGGCGAAGGCCAAGACGGCCGCCGCGGCGCAGGACGCCGCCGAGGCGCGGGCGCTGGTCGCCGGCGCCCTCGAAGGCGTCGCGGCCGGTCCGTTGATCGGGGTGATCGACGCCTACCGGCAGGCCCTCACGCAGGCCGTGCAGGGCGGCGAGCCGGCGAAGCAGCACGTTCAGGAGACCATCGCCAAGGTGCGGGCGCTGGGCAGCTGA
- a CDS encoding DEAD/DEAH box helicase family protein has product MRRLAEGSANFGFLKDHPLLVFYGAGAESLIYVDAQAAMFKTRSFGEVLARDLVRRTNARPVSGKFVHQVQALNADGTLVPHIYAAFERLRNVGNQAVHDHLDEVRTALELLRTSFELGLWFHRALTGDRSPVGFVPPTPPPQQVPAAVVDGLQAEILRYKQELADTKLLLEGKASLAQAQAEAAVAAERAVRDAEARRDEAAALVTSLEPAVQAAQREFESAKVAKVSAAKREDFIARARRASHEPLNEMQTRLEIDRQLAATGWVVQDESQINPYASTGVAVREVTLATGRADYLLYVNQRLVGVIEAKREGTAPRGVEAQLDRYLKGLTAEQKLAAWRRDAPLPFGYVATGTETAFVNRLDPFPRTREVFAFHRPETLARWMREADDEPEAPTLRARLRRMPELDRLGLRPAQIDAIEGLERSLGEDRPRSLIQMATGAGKTFTAVTASYRLIKHARADRILFLVDRNNLGKQTLREYAAYQTPDDGRKFIDLYNVDRLSGAGMLDSSAVVISTIQRLYGALRGAEIPDVDLDDREYDSYDLDAPAEVGYNPQIAPETFDLIVVDECHRSIYGKWRAVIEYFDAFVVGLTATPVKQTLGFFQQNLVSEYTYEQAVADGVNVNFDVYRIKTQITEAGEKIEAGTVVPLRDRRTRAERYEELEDDFTYAGSQVGRSVISKGQLKLVLETFRDRLFTEIFPGRSTVPKTLIFARDDNHAEEIVTMVRLVFGLGNDFATKITYASRRDGGNPDRLIQAFRNSPELRIAVTVDMIATGTDIRPLECVFFLRPVRSATYFEQMKGRGARTIDPADFQAVTPDAEVKERFVIIDAVGVTEADLDEAVPLQRHSERQISLRDLLKKAGTLTAGPDEVATLAARLSRLNQQLTDAERHELADLAEQPLTGIVRGLVDAIAPEQLNPAKQAGPEAVRDLLAGALRPLAANPALRERILEIRRAHDITIDEVNADTLISAAGVPAEERAQVTVKSWHDYLEQHRDEITALQVFFDGRSRVGYDQLKELAARIERPPQAWTPESLWKAYVLLGRTAEAPGSRGVTDLVTLIRYELGLDQELRPYRSLIEERFRGWLLRQEQAGATFTADQTWWLERIKDVIAVSVEITADDLDGAPFTERGGLDGYAHVFGNRAEPLLDELNQELSA; this is encoded by the coding sequence ATGCGACGGTTGGCGGAAGGATCCGCCAACTTCGGGTTCTTGAAGGACCACCCGCTGTTGGTCTTCTACGGCGCGGGGGCGGAGTCCCTCATCTACGTCGACGCCCAGGCGGCGATGTTCAAGACCCGCAGCTTCGGTGAGGTACTGGCCCGGGACCTTGTCCGGCGCACCAACGCCAGGCCGGTGAGTGGCAAGTTCGTGCACCAGGTGCAGGCGCTCAACGCCGACGGCACCCTTGTTCCCCACATCTATGCCGCCTTCGAGCGTCTGCGCAACGTGGGCAACCAGGCGGTGCATGACCACCTCGACGAGGTGCGAACCGCCCTGGAGCTGCTCCGCACAAGCTTCGAGCTGGGGCTCTGGTTCCACCGCGCGCTGACCGGCGACCGCTCGCCTGTCGGGTTCGTGCCACCCACGCCGCCGCCCCAGCAGGTGCCCGCGGCTGTGGTCGACGGACTCCAGGCCGAGATCCTCCGCTACAAGCAGGAATTGGCTGACACGAAGCTGCTCCTGGAGGGCAAGGCGTCGCTTGCCCAGGCCCAGGCCGAGGCGGCGGTGGCGGCCGAGCGTGCCGTGCGCGATGCGGAAGCCCGCCGAGACGAGGCAGCGGCGCTGGTCACGAGTCTGGAGCCGGCGGTCCAGGCTGCTCAGCGTGAGTTCGAGAGCGCAAAGGTCGCCAAGGTCTCAGCGGCCAAGCGGGAGGACTTCATAGCCCGCGCACGGCGCGCCTCCCACGAACCGTTGAACGAGATGCAGACCCGGCTCGAGATCGACCGGCAGCTTGCCGCGACCGGGTGGGTGGTCCAGGACGAGAGCCAGATCAACCCATACGCGAGCACTGGCGTGGCCGTGCGCGAGGTGACCCTGGCGACGGGCCGAGCCGACTATCTGCTCTACGTCAACCAGCGGCTAGTTGGCGTGATCGAGGCCAAGCGGGAGGGCACCGCCCCCCGAGGGGTGGAGGCCCAGCTTGACCGCTACCTGAAGGGACTCACGGCCGAACAGAAGCTCGCCGCGTGGCGGCGGGATGCGCCCTTGCCGTTCGGATACGTCGCCACCGGGACGGAGACCGCATTCGTCAACCGGCTGGATCCGTTTCCTCGTACCCGGGAGGTCTTCGCTTTCCACCGGCCGGAGACCCTCGCGCGGTGGATGCGCGAGGCGGACGACGAGCCAGAGGCGCCGACGCTGCGGGCCCGGCTACGCCGGATGCCGGAGTTGGACCGGCTCGGTCTGCGGCCGGCCCAGATCGACGCCATTGAGGGGCTGGAGCGGTCCTTGGGCGAGGACAGGCCCCGCTCTCTGATTCAGATGGCGACCGGCGCGGGGAAGACGTTCACCGCGGTGACGGCCAGTTACCGTCTGATCAAGCACGCCCGCGCCGACCGGATCCTGTTCCTGGTCGACCGTAACAACCTCGGTAAGCAGACCCTGCGGGAGTACGCCGCCTATCAGACTCCGGATGACGGGCGGAAGTTCATTGACCTGTACAACGTCGACCGGCTGTCCGGGGCGGGGATGCTCGACTCGTCGGCGGTGGTGATCTCGACGATTCAGCGGCTCTACGGCGCGCTGCGCGGCGCTGAGATCCCGGACGTCGACCTGGACGACCGGGAGTACGACAGCTACGACCTGGACGCGCCGGCCGAAGTCGGCTACAACCCCCAGATCGCGCCGGAGACCTTCGATCTGATCGTCGTGGATGAGTGCCACCGCTCGATCTACGGCAAGTGGCGAGCCGTGATCGAATACTTCGACGCGTTCGTAGTCGGCCTGACGGCGACGCCCGTCAAGCAGACGCTGGGCTTCTTCCAGCAGAACCTGGTCTCGGAGTACACCTACGAGCAGGCGGTCGCCGATGGGGTAAACGTCAACTTCGACGTGTACCGGATCAAGACGCAGATCACCGAGGCCGGCGAGAAGATCGAGGCCGGCACGGTCGTGCCGCTGCGCGACCGGCGCACCCGGGCCGAGCGCTACGAGGAGTTGGAGGACGACTTCACGTACGCCGGCAGCCAGGTCGGCCGGTCGGTGATCTCCAAGGGGCAGCTCAAGCTGGTGCTGGAGACCTTCCGGGACCGGCTCTTCACAGAGATCTTCCCGGGCCGGTCAACCGTGCCCAAGACCCTGATCTTCGCGCGCGACGACAACCACGCCGAGGAGATCGTGACCATGGTCCGGCTCGTCTTCGGGTTGGGCAATGACTTCGCCACAAAGATCACTTATGCCTCCCGGCGGGACGGAGGCAACCCGGACAGGCTCATTCAGGCGTTCCGCAACAGCCCTGAGCTGCGCATCGCGGTGACTGTCGACATGATCGCCACCGGCACCGACATCCGGCCGTTGGAGTGCGTGTTCTTTCTCCGTCCGGTGCGCAGTGCCACCTACTTCGAGCAGATGAAGGGGCGCGGCGCTCGAACCATCGACCCCGCTGACTTCCAGGCGGTCACGCCGGATGCCGAGGTCAAGGAGCGGTTCGTCATCATTGACGCGGTCGGTGTCACCGAGGCTGACCTGGACGAGGCGGTGCCGCTGCAACGGCACTCTGAACGGCAGATCTCGCTGCGGGACCTGCTCAAGAAGGCCGGCACGCTGACCGCCGGCCCGGACGAGGTGGCCACCCTCGCCGCCCGGCTGTCCCGGCTCAATCAGCAGCTGACCGACGCCGAGCGCCACGAGCTGGCCGACCTCGCCGAGCAACCGTTGACCGGCATCGTGCGCGGCCTGGTCGACGCGATCGCCCCCGAGCAGCTCAACCCGGCCAAGCAGGCCGGGCCGGAGGCCGTACGCGATCTGCTGGCGGGCGCGCTGCGTCCCCTCGCCGCGAACCCGGCGCTGCGTGAACGCATCCTGGAGATCCGGCGGGCGCACGACATCACCATCGACGAGGTGAACGCCGACACGCTGATCTCGGCGGCCGGCGTGCCGGCCGAGGAGCGTGCGCAGGTCACCGTGAAGAGCTGGCACGACTACCTGGAACAGCACCGCGACGAGATCACCGCGTTGCAGGTCTTCTTCGATGGTCGAAGCCGGGTCGGCTACGACCAGCTCAAGGAGTTGGCCGCGCGGATCGAGCGGCCCCCGCAGGCGTGGACGCCGGAGTCGCTGTGGAAGGCGTACGTGCTGCTCGGGCGGACCGCCGAGGCGCCGGGCAGCCGGGGTGTGACAGACCTTGTCACCCTCATCCGGTATGAGTTGGGGCTCGACCAGGAGCTGCGCCCCTACCGCAGCCTGATCGAGGAGCGCTTCCGTGGGTGGCTGCTCCGGCAGGAGCAGGCGGGCGCTACGTTCACTGCTGATCAGACGTGGTGGCTGGAGAGGATCAAGGACGTGATAGCGGTCAGCGTGGAGATCACCGCGGACGACCTGGACGGCGCCCCGTTCACCGAACGCGGCGGCCTCGACGGCTACGCCCACGTCTTCGGCAACCGCGCCGAACCCCTCCTCGACGAGCTGAACCAGGAGCTGTCCGCGTGA
- a CDS encoding AAA family ATPase gives MDTTRVPRQVLLTWQDIADAASGLDVDMRELLLELVHEKGTASTTSVTTAEGPWYVRAVRVRGHIGVGEHPVNLDLTPTTGLTVVTARNGTGKTSIADGCRHNLSGGAKRSYQVLAENVHYRERDVVVTLTNGTREIEILCGPDEVVRWRDPDGELSTPPAEWSEAFERYMPVLLYPEMSQVIQDPSNLHAFLKDALELAALEDLQARLKAIREAGTAAQRTVDAAHKAALNGVTKVGHQELAALLRSHGGVADDGALEQIRLLSAGLPDTTPPPLSLPELWMVDEQRRTTAIAALTELARIRESTATDTRPMLDALRRLLRADDPATAHNRDHDVCPVCQAGGRDWVKLATEEMNRLSLSSKALRNAERAASAALEQAAACFPPALTASLRQALAHHADPTCNLRIKQWDRLTLNRGGLTTAELSPAGLGALLDECADLAEWYGPIREDLFAQRDDAIAAQAAVRVHVESWIDTLSQERPTLARLVVAERLHRKVDGWLRTAREDIFEPIGEEVIELWSILNSDADLKLTEIALTGGTQRRRGVTLGLADGDVALPTGKNSSAVLSTGQRNALSLATYLPRATQQKSPFGFLILDDPIHAFDTWRVRYLAAHLLKLAERFQVVVFTHDDRLWRELRGLGARPAHVRMDRRGDRNPQVRVTNITSPGNQMLADLQKILGEESGPSAIGTPEAQTAMTLAMCRQALDTEVVTQIEILGRRTQLPEAKIVADLKRARKTRDQIELLNDYAQLAQLRPVRIGPYEPTIQALNGGSHGRVPAGELKEWVRHTRKIIKAVQAIGG, from the coding sequence GTGGACACGACACGCGTGCCGCGACAGGTGCTGCTTACCTGGCAAGACATCGCTGACGCCGCCTCAGGTCTCGACGTTGACATGCGCGAACTGCTGCTGGAACTCGTCCACGAGAAAGGCACGGCTTCGACAACGAGCGTCACCACCGCCGAGGGACCGTGGTACGTCCGTGCGGTCCGTGTGCGCGGGCACATCGGCGTCGGCGAGCACCCGGTCAACCTGGATCTCACTCCGACAACTGGCCTGACTGTCGTCACCGCCCGCAACGGCACGGGCAAGACCAGCATCGCCGACGGATGCCGGCACAACCTCAGTGGAGGCGCCAAACGCTCTTATCAAGTCCTGGCCGAGAACGTCCACTACCGCGAGCGCGATGTAGTGGTAACCCTCACCAACGGGACTCGCGAAATCGAGATCCTGTGCGGGCCCGATGAGGTCGTACGATGGCGCGACCCTGACGGCGAGCTGTCCACGCCACCCGCCGAGTGGAGCGAGGCGTTCGAACGCTACATGCCGGTGCTGCTGTATCCCGAGATGTCGCAGGTCATCCAGGATCCGAGCAACCTACACGCCTTCCTCAAGGACGCGCTTGAACTTGCAGCGTTGGAGGATCTGCAGGCGAGGCTGAAGGCCATCCGTGAAGCTGGCACAGCCGCGCAGCGCACCGTGGACGCCGCCCACAAGGCCGCGCTGAACGGCGTGACGAAGGTCGGCCACCAGGAGCTGGCGGCCTTGCTGCGATCTCACGGCGGGGTCGCCGACGACGGCGCTCTCGAGCAGATCCGCTTGCTTTCGGCCGGCCTCCCGGACACCACGCCTCCGCCACTGAGCCTGCCCGAGCTGTGGATGGTGGACGAGCAGCGGCGCACCACCGCCATCGCGGCGCTGACCGAACTGGCCAGGATTCGCGAGTCGACTGCCACCGACACCCGACCGATGCTCGACGCGCTCAGGAGGCTACTCAGAGCGGACGATCCGGCGACTGCGCACAACCGCGACCACGATGTGTGCCCGGTATGCCAGGCAGGCGGCCGCGACTGGGTAAAGCTCGCCACGGAGGAGATGAACCGCCTAAGCCTGAGTTCGAAGGCCCTACGGAACGCGGAGAGGGCTGCATCCGCGGCGCTGGAACAGGCGGCAGCGTGTTTTCCCCCAGCGCTGACGGCCTCTCTGCGTCAAGCGCTGGCACACCATGCGGACCCAACGTGCAATCTCCGGATCAAGCAATGGGATCGCCTCACGCTCAATAGAGGAGGCCTGACCACGGCCGAACTGTCCCCCGCCGGGCTCGGGGCGTTGCTGGACGAGTGCGCTGACCTGGCCGAGTGGTACGGACCGATCCGCGAGGATCTGTTCGCTCAGCGTGATGACGCAATCGCCGCACAGGCAGCCGTGCGCGTCCATGTCGAATCATGGATCGACACCCTCAGCCAGGAACGTCCAACGCTCGCCCGGCTCGTTGTCGCCGAACGGCTCCACCGCAAGGTGGACGGGTGGCTGCGCACCGCCCGCGAGGACATCTTCGAACCCATTGGCGAGGAGGTGATCGAGCTGTGGTCCATCCTCAACTCCGACGCCGATCTGAAGCTGACCGAGATCGCCCTCACTGGCGGGACCCAGCGCCGACGGGGCGTAACTTTGGGTCTGGCGGACGGCGACGTGGCCCTGCCGACGGGAAAGAACAGCTCAGCAGTGCTGAGCACCGGGCAGCGCAACGCCCTCTCCCTCGCTACATACCTGCCACGGGCCACCCAGCAGAAGAGCCCATTCGGGTTCCTCATCCTCGACGACCCCATCCACGCCTTCGACACCTGGCGCGTTCGTTACCTCGCCGCCCACCTTCTCAAGCTCGCTGAGCGCTTTCAGGTCGTCGTGTTCACCCACGACGACCGGCTCTGGCGCGAGCTACGCGGGCTAGGCGCTCGACCCGCTCACGTCCGAATGGACCGGCGCGGAGACCGCAATCCGCAGGTGCGGGTCACCAACATCACCAGCCCGGGTAATCAGATGCTTGCCGACCTACAGAAGATTCTGGGCGAGGAAAGTGGACCATCGGCGATCGGAACACCCGAGGCCCAGACGGCGATGACCTTGGCGATGTGCCGTCAAGCTCTCGACACCGAGGTGGTTACCCAAATCGAAATCCTAGGCCGGCGTACCCAGCTTCCGGAGGCGAAGATCGTCGCCGATCTCAAGAGAGCACGGAAGACCCGTGACCAGATCGAGCTTCTCAACGACTACGCCCAACTCGCCCAACTGAGGCCCGTGCGGATCGGTCCGTACGAGCCAACAATCCAAGCGCTCAATGGCGGTTCCCACGGTCGCGTTCCCGCGGGTGAGCTCAAGGAGTGGGTACGCCATACGCGCAAGATCATCAAGGCCGTTCAGGCGATCGGGGGTTGA
- a CDS encoding LysR family transcriptional regulator: protein MAVTPTGGADRPDAGRGGGDLRRWRYFVVLAEELHFTRAAARLRIAQPALSQQIRALERQLGVPLLRRDSHGCALTEVGEQVAAEARRLLAEVDAATTRIRDLVRGRGGRLRLAYTRSARGGRVDALIAHFRAENPEVEVVAETGWTAPNVAGLLAGRLDAAFVRPPVPEPGLTCRIVDTEELLLAVPAGHPLATGRRRLDRAEVVDLLAVMWPRENGPGMFDRTIAQIWPGGGFRLVRQEPDDEQLLRAVAEGDMVAAVPAGRARALTVPGVRLRRFTAPTPTVDIGLAWRRGTTNPAVRRLAALLAAG, encoded by the coding sequence ATGGCGGTGACCCCGACCGGAGGCGCGGACCGGCCGGACGCCGGCCGGGGCGGCGGGGACCTGCGCCGGTGGCGGTACTTCGTGGTGCTGGCCGAGGAGCTGCACTTCACCCGCGCCGCCGCCCGGCTGCGCATCGCCCAGCCGGCGCTCAGCCAGCAGATCCGGGCGCTGGAACGGCAGCTCGGCGTGCCGCTGCTGCGCCGCGACAGCCACGGCTGCGCGCTGACCGAGGTGGGGGAGCAGGTCGCTGCGGAGGCCCGGCGTCTGCTCGCCGAGGTGGACGCCGCCACCACCCGGATCCGCGACCTGGTCCGTGGTCGGGGCGGCCGGCTCCGGTTGGCGTACACCCGCTCGGCGCGGGGCGGCCGGGTGGACGCGCTGATCGCCCACTTCCGGGCGGAGAACCCGGAGGTGGAGGTGGTCGCCGAGACCGGCTGGACGGCGCCGAACGTCGCCGGCCTGCTCGCCGGCCGCCTCGACGCGGCCTTCGTCCGCCCGCCGGTGCCGGAGCCGGGCCTGACCTGCCGGATCGTCGACACCGAGGAGCTGCTGCTGGCCGTGCCGGCGGGGCACCCGCTCGCCACCGGCCGCCGGCGGCTCGACCGGGCCGAGGTGGTCGACCTCCTCGCGGTGATGTGGCCGCGGGAGAACGGCCCCGGCATGTTCGACCGCACGATCGCCCAGATCTGGCCGGGCGGGGGCTTCCGGCTGGTCCGCCAGGAGCCCGACGACGAGCAACTGCTGCGCGCGGTCGCCGAGGGGGACATGGTCGCGGCCGTGCCGGCCGGCCGGGCCCGGGCGCTGACCGTGCCCGGGGTACGACTGCGCCGGTTCACCGCCCCCACCCCGACCGTCGACATCGGACTCGCTTGGCGCCGCGGCACCACCAACCCCGCGGTACGCCGCCTCGCCGCCCTGCTCGCCGCCGGCTGA
- a CDS encoding type I restriction-modification system subunit M, which translates to MSTVDSRRLVQKLWNYCDVLRDDGVSTIDYVEQLTFLLFLKMADERAKRPIRPEQIVPDELSWQTLLDAEGDALEVQYRHILTGLAREGGTLGTIFRKAQNKIQDPAKLKRLIVDLIDKEQWSQAGVDVKGDAYEELLAKGAEDAKSGAGQYFTPRALTAAMVDCMLPTPDDTITDPACGTGGFLLAAFDHIQRHHGSALTPGQRRRLAGGAITGTELVDGTARLAAMNMLLHGIGTPSGESLIAIRDALGREPDRRYSLVLANPPFGRSSSIRMVGEDGRSTREEREIERNDFWATTANKQLNFVQHIASLLEIDGRAAVVLPDNVLFEGGAGETIRRRLLKQYDLHTLLRLPTGIFYAGGVKANVLFFERKRAREEPWTQKLWVYDFRTNQHFTLKQNPLRREHLQDFVDCYLPGKDRAERVEAERFRAFSYDELITRDKVNLDITWLKDASLEDADALLPPEVIAQEIVEDLEAALREFAAIADALNSRAPSTAAEGLDIES; encoded by the coding sequence GTGAGCACTGTGGATTCGCGCCGGCTGGTGCAGAAGCTGTGGAATTACTGCGACGTGCTGCGGGACGACGGGGTCTCCACCATCGACTACGTGGAGCAGTTGACGTTCCTGCTGTTCCTGAAGATGGCCGACGAGCGTGCCAAGCGGCCGATCAGGCCGGAGCAGATCGTGCCGGACGAGCTGAGCTGGCAGACCCTGCTCGACGCCGAGGGCGACGCGCTGGAGGTGCAGTATCGGCACATCCTGACCGGGCTTGCCCGGGAGGGCGGCACGCTCGGCACGATCTTCCGCAAGGCCCAGAACAAGATCCAGGACCCGGCGAAGCTCAAGCGGCTGATCGTCGACCTGATCGACAAGGAGCAGTGGTCGCAGGCCGGCGTCGACGTCAAGGGTGACGCCTACGAGGAGCTGCTGGCCAAGGGCGCCGAGGACGCGAAGTCGGGTGCCGGGCAGTACTTCACGCCGCGGGCGTTGACCGCCGCGATGGTCGACTGCATGCTGCCCACCCCGGACGACACCATCACCGACCCGGCCTGCGGGACCGGCGGCTTCTTGCTCGCCGCGTTCGACCACATCCAGCGGCACCACGGCAGTGCACTCACCCCGGGTCAGCGCCGCCGGCTCGCGGGTGGCGCGATCACCGGCACCGAGTTGGTCGACGGCACCGCCCGGCTGGCCGCGATGAACATGCTGTTGCACGGCATCGGCACGCCGAGTGGGGAATCCCTGATCGCGATCAGGGACGCTCTCGGCAGGGAGCCGGACCGGCGCTACAGCCTTGTCCTCGCCAACCCGCCGTTCGGCCGCAGCTCCTCGATCCGGATGGTCGGCGAGGACGGACGGTCCACCCGCGAGGAGCGGGAGATCGAGCGGAACGACTTCTGGGCCACCACCGCCAACAAACAGCTCAACTTCGTCCAGCACATCGCCTCGCTGCTGGAGATCGACGGCCGGGCCGCCGTCGTGCTGCCCGACAACGTGCTCTTCGAGGGCGGCGCGGGGGAGACCATCCGCCGCCGGCTGCTCAAGCAGTACGACCTGCACACCCTGCTGCGCCTGCCCACCGGCATCTTCTACGCCGGCGGGGTGAAGGCCAACGTGCTCTTCTTCGAGCGCAAGCGCGCCCGCGAGGAGCCGTGGACCCAAAAACTCTGGGTGTACGACTTCCGCACCAACCAGCACTTCACCCTCAAGCAGAACCCGCTGCGCCGCGAACACCTCCAGGACTTCGTGGACTGCTACCTGCCCGGCAAGGACCGCGCCGAACGGGTCGAGGCCGAGCGGTTCCGGGCCTTCTCCTACGACGAACTGATCACCCGAGACAAGGTGAACCTCGACATCACCTGGCTCAAGGACGCCTCCCTGGAGGACGCCGACGCGCTCCTGCCACCCGAGGTGATCGCCCAGGAGATTGTCGAGGACCTGGAGGCGGCGCTACGCGAGTTCGCCGCCATCGCGGATGCCCTCAACTCTCGCGCTCCCAGTACGGCTGCTGAGGGCTTGGACATCGAAAGCTGA
- a CDS encoding restriction endonuclease subunit S yields MTVLPAGWVWVDLADVADVQGGIQKQAKRRPVLNKYPFLRVANVHRGKLDLADVHEVELFDGELERFGLRRGDLLVVEGNGSPDQIGRAAIWDGSIDRCVHQNHLIRVRPTAALLYKYLELVWNSPLVARHLREVAGSTSGLYTLSTGKLKSVRLPLPSLAEQRRIVAALEDHLSRLDAAANSVQAVKPRAKTLRNNLLDSIVEGRFLPAARGPVQDSCFSELQGRVAKKISYDGLPLLPDGWKWRVAHEVCSSIVSGGTPVASHMYAGNGEIPFLKVYNLAGSGHVDFSIRPTYIDRSTHAGLLRRSRVRPGDVLTNIVGPPLGKTAVVPAMHAEWNINQAIVAFRAGSDVLPQWLALALQSPLILGFLQQTAKATAGQFNIALSTCRELPLPVPPLAEQKRIVEFADRLLTRIEVVGDLSATAADRADHLRKSVLVEAFAGRLVPQDPNDEPASELLARIQAERPAALPKQKVRSRRTQKELPAPPTRVTGDDYQQEALPL; encoded by the coding sequence GTGACTGTTCTACCGGCAGGTTGGGTCTGGGTTGACCTGGCTGACGTTGCCGACGTACAGGGCGGTATCCAGAAGCAAGCCAAGCGTCGACCAGTGCTGAACAAGTACCCGTTCCTGCGGGTGGCCAACGTGCACCGAGGCAAGCTTGACCTTGCTGATGTTCACGAGGTCGAGCTGTTCGACGGGGAGTTGGAGCGGTTCGGGCTGCGGCGTGGGGACCTCTTGGTAGTGGAGGGAAACGGTAGCCCTGACCAGATCGGTCGTGCGGCCATCTGGGACGGTAGCATCGACAGATGCGTGCATCAGAACCATCTGATTCGTGTCCGCCCCACCGCCGCGCTCCTATACAAGTATCTTGAGCTGGTCTGGAATTCGCCTCTTGTCGCGCGTCACCTTCGCGAAGTCGCCGGCTCCACAAGCGGGCTTTATACGCTGAGCACAGGAAAGCTCAAGTCCGTGCGGCTACCACTTCCCTCGCTCGCCGAGCAGCGCCGCATCGTCGCCGCACTCGAAGACCACCTGTCACGTCTAGATGCTGCGGCTAACTCCGTCCAAGCCGTGAAGCCGCGAGCCAAGACGCTGCGTAACAACCTCCTCGACAGCATCGTTGAGGGCAGATTTTTGCCGGCCGCTCGCGGGCCCGTGCAGGATAGCTGTTTCTCCGAATTGCAAGGCAGGGTGGCTAAGAAGATCAGCTATGATGGCCTGCCGCTTTTGCCCGACGGTTGGAAGTGGCGAGTTGCCCACGAGGTCTGCAGCTCGATTGTCTCAGGCGGTACGCCGGTGGCATCTCACATGTACGCCGGAAATGGCGAGATTCCCTTTCTGAAGGTTTACAATCTTGCAGGCTCGGGACACGTTGATTTCTCGATCCGTCCGACCTATATCGATAGGTCGACGCACGCGGGATTGCTTCGCCGCTCTCGCGTGAGGCCAGGTGACGTCCTCACGAATATTGTGGGCCCACCGCTCGGGAAGACTGCCGTCGTGCCAGCCATGCATGCGGAGTGGAACATCAACCAAGCGATTGTCGCGTTCAGAGCCGGGTCCGATGTCTTGCCCCAGTGGCTCGCGTTAGCCCTTCAATCTCCGCTAATCCTTGGGTTCCTGCAGCAAACGGCGAAGGCGACTGCTGGGCAGTTCAACATCGCCCTGTCGACCTGTAGAGAGTTGCCTCTGCCGGTACCGCCCCTTGCTGAACAGAAGCGGATAGTTGAGTTCGCCGATAGGTTGCTGACGAGGATTGAGGTCGTCGGAGATCTTTCGGCAACAGCGGCAGATCGTGCGGATCACTTGCGGAAGTCAGTGCTCGTGGAGGCGTTCGCCGGGCGGCTGGTCCCGCAGGATCCGAATGACGAGCCGGCGTCAGAGTTGCTGGCCCGGATCCAAGCCGAACGGCCAGCCGCGTTGCCGAAACAGAAGGTGCGCTCTCGGCGTACCCAAAAGGAGCTGCCGGCGCCGCCGACCAGGGTGACCGGCGACGACTACCAGCAGGAGGCACTGCCGCTGTGA
- a CDS encoding winged helix-turn-helix domain-containing protein — protein sequence MPPSPKWVELAEHIRKQISSGELSPGEKLPSTSQLCQIHGVSAIVVRNAMLTLKAEGRVVGVPGVGVFVADR from the coding sequence ATGCCGCCAAGCCCCAAGTGGGTTGAGCTTGCCGAGCACATCCGCAAGCAGATTTCCTCGGGCGAGTTGTCGCCCGGGGAGAAGCTGCCCTCCACCTCGCAGCTCTGTCAGATCCACGGCGTCTCCGCGATCGTCGTGCGGAACGCGATGCTGACGCTCAAAGCCGAAGGCCGCGTCGTGGGCGTGCCAGGAGTCGGTGTCTTCGTCGCCGACCGCTGA